One region of Synechococcus elongatus PCC 11801 genomic DNA includes:
- a CDS encoding homoserine O-succinyltransferase, translating to MPIIIPQDLPARRILDAEHVFTLGDADARRQDIRALQVVVLNLMPTKVTTETQIARVLANTPLQVELTLIHTASYQPTHTDPEHLRNFYRTFDQIRDRSFDGLIVTGAPVETLPWQAVDYWSELTTILDWSREAVRSSLFICWGAQAALQHFHGIEKRTLPAKRFGVFWHHLRDRSSPLVRGHDDDFLVPVSRHTEVITEEVVAQPQLQVLAESDEAGLHLLWDAAQHRTYLFNHPEYDADTLDREYRRDRDKGLPINLPLNYYPNDDPNQTPRVRWRSHAQLLYTNWLNYEVYQPLSC from the coding sequence ATGCCGATCATCATTCCGCAGGATTTACCGGCTCGTCGGATTTTGGACGCGGAACACGTCTTCACCTTGGGGGATGCTGATGCCCGGCGACAGGACATCCGAGCCTTGCAGGTGGTGGTGCTCAACCTGATGCCGACCAAAGTCACGACCGAGACTCAGATTGCGCGTGTCCTCGCAAACACGCCGCTGCAAGTCGAGCTGACACTCATTCACACCGCCAGCTACCAACCGACTCACACAGATCCCGAACATCTCCGCAACTTCTATCGCACCTTCGATCAAATCCGCGATCGCAGCTTCGATGGCTTGATTGTGACGGGTGCGCCGGTGGAAACCCTGCCTTGGCAAGCCGTAGATTACTGGTCGGAATTAACGACGATTCTGGATTGGAGTCGCGAGGCTGTGAGATCAAGCTTGTTCATTTGCTGGGGTGCACAAGCGGCGCTGCAGCACTTCCACGGCATTGAGAAACGCACCTTACCGGCCAAACGATTTGGCGTCTTTTGGCATCATCTCCGCGATCGCAGTTCCCCTTTAGTGCGCGGCCATGATGATGATTTCCTCGTGCCGGTCAGTCGTCACACAGAAGTCATCACAGAAGAAGTCGTGGCTCAGCCGCAGCTACAAGTGTTAGCTGAAAGCGATGAAGCAGGTCTGCATCTCCTCTGGGATGCTGCCCAACATCGAACCTATCTGTTCAACCATCCCGAATATGATGCTGACACGCTCGATCGCGAATATCGGCGCGATCGCGACAAAGGCCTCCCGATCAATCTGCCGCTGAACTATTACCCCAACGACGATCCTAATCAGACTCCCCGTGTGCGTTGGCGCAGCCATGCCCAATTGCTTTACACCAACTGGCTCAACTATGAGGTCTATCAGCCGCTGTCCTGCTAA
- a CDS encoding M16 family metallopeptidase, protein MIRRWLLLGIALLLCWLQSPAHAIAATNLQQPNIDRCRLDNGLRVYLLEDRSLPLVSGRLLVDAGSRLDSADRWGTADFTAAMLRQGSSRAYPIDRLDQELEERAASLESSPGVTVASLSFRSFSPDLAFVLDRLFELLTDPAFPSDRLQQLRDRSLAVLARQNDRPDAIASRELPKLIYGPSDALARSLTAADLQRVRREDLVAFHQRYYRPDRFWLGIVGDFQAAPLCQTLQATWGQWQPSQTSTIADLPTEPLTPPATAIYLIDQPQLSQSTVQMASLGGRLDDPDYAALTVLNELLNGFSGRLSNQIRSRLGLAYSVYGSGQPNFERPGLFVAGGQTAESTTAALIQALRAELATVRSQPISEAELQQIRDRLLNSFVFNFQSPDQTLGRLLRTEFFQYPEDFLWRYRDALLKVTPADVQAVAQRWIQLDQMPILVIGDRAALLPQLQTLNLPVQDWPLDQQPTSVTP, encoded by the coding sequence GTGATCCGCCGCTGGCTCCTGCTTGGGATTGCACTTCTGCTCTGCTGGCTCCAGAGTCCTGCCCATGCGATCGCAGCGACTAATCTGCAACAACCCAACATCGATCGCTGCCGCTTAGATAACGGCCTGCGGGTGTATCTGCTTGAAGATCGCAGCTTGCCTTTGGTCAGTGGCCGCCTGTTAGTGGATGCAGGTTCCCGTCTGGATTCAGCTGATCGCTGGGGAACCGCTGACTTCACGGCGGCGATGCTTCGTCAGGGCAGCAGTCGGGCATACCCCATCGATCGGCTCGACCAAGAGCTCGAAGAACGGGCTGCCAGCCTTGAATCCAGTCCCGGCGTTACTGTCGCTAGCCTCAGCTTTCGCAGCTTTAGTCCTGACCTTGCCTTTGTGCTCGATCGCCTGTTTGAGCTGCTGACCGATCCGGCTTTTCCCAGTGATCGCCTCCAGCAGCTCCGCGATCGCAGCTTAGCGGTCTTGGCCCGACAAAACGATCGTCCCGACGCGATCGCCAGTCGAGAACTGCCCAAGTTGATCTATGGACCTAGCGATGCTTTAGCTCGGAGCCTAACAGCTGCTGATCTGCAGCGGGTACGGCGGGAGGATTTAGTCGCTTTTCACCAACGCTATTACCGTCCTGATCGCTTCTGGTTGGGAATCGTGGGGGATTTCCAAGCGGCGCCACTCTGTCAAACCCTGCAAGCGACTTGGGGGCAATGGCAACCCTCTCAGACCTCTACGATTGCTGACCTGCCAACCGAGCCGCTAACGCCACCCGCCACAGCTATCTATCTCATCGACCAGCCACAGCTCAGCCAAAGTACTGTTCAGATGGCAAGCCTTGGCGGACGCCTCGACGATCCTGACTATGCCGCCCTGACAGTGCTCAATGAACTGCTCAATGGCTTCTCGGGACGGCTCTCCAACCAAATCCGATCGCGGCTCGGCCTTGCCTACAGCGTCTATGGCAGCGGTCAGCCTAATTTTGAGCGTCCGGGTCTGTTTGTGGCAGGAGGCCAAACTGCAGAATCCACGACCGCAGCCTTGATTCAAGCGCTCCGGGCTGAGTTAGCCACCGTGCGATCGCAGCCCATCAGTGAGGCTGAACTGCAGCAAATCCGCGATCGCCTGCTCAATAGCTTTGTTTTCAACTTCCAATCTCCCGACCAAACCTTGGGGCGGCTCCTGCGTACCGAATTTTTCCAATATCCCGAAGACTTTCTCTGGCGCTATCGAGACGCACTGCTGAAAGTGACCCCTGCCGATGTGCAGGCAGTAGCCCAGCGCTGGATTCAACTAGATCAGATGCCGATTCTGGTGATAGGCGATCGTGCCGCTCTCTTACCGCAGCTGCAAACACTTAACTTGCCTGTTCAAGACTGGCCGCTGGATCAACAGCCAACATCCGTCACACCCTAA